In Ignavibacteria bacterium, one DNA window encodes the following:
- the fliF gene encoding flagellar M-ring protein FliF, whose protein sequence is MEFFNRLRQQIQEFFKRLTVQQRAVIVITAVAVVAVIIGLVFFGGASYMVLYSNLSQQDANQIVKKLQEKSIPYQLDNEGSTILIPADDVYELRLSLAGDGLPGSSIVGYEIFDKTNLGISDQTQKINRVRALEGELTKTILQIENVEAARVHIVLPEKRFFREDQKPATASVWLKTKGGLVLSSETSQGIAHLVASSVEGLDPSNVRIFDKRGILRSSARASNSAAGAISSNMDIQRQIEGTLSQKVQGMLDVVLGPGNSYVEISTEIDFRQVSKVEEKFDPENQVVRSEQIMEQQGRTNDTSRINSKYITSTNSNSTINYEIGKSIENSTSGGGDIKRISVSVVVNGRYSDSVIAKAGMFGSDFDTVAIYHSMTEKEISDITELVKKQVGFSSDRNDQIAVVNMQFFSDRELFGKEQQPDLLMWSVEQLKNPSTILMLFLMLGATFFLFSIARRIRFKKELEAAVALQRAARVKVVKGKIVPDNAVTMPATLEEGATALEVMQAEELGEEEMKAQQVTRDKVKTYFKDKPEEASSLLKVWLSENK, encoded by the coding sequence ATGGAATTTTTTAATCGTCTCAGACAACAAATTCAAGAATTTTTCAAGCGATTGACAGTTCAACAACGAGCCGTAATTGTTATAACGGCTGTTGCTGTCGTTGCTGTGATAATTGGATTAGTATTTTTTGGTGGCGCATCGTACATGGTTTTGTATAGCAATTTAAGCCAACAGGATGCAAACCAAATCGTAAAAAAACTTCAAGAAAAAAGCATTCCGTATCAATTAGACAATGAAGGTTCAACAATTCTTATCCCTGCAGATGATGTGTACGAATTGCGATTATCATTAGCAGGCGATGGTCTTCCTGGTTCAAGCATTGTTGGGTACGAAATTTTCGATAAAACTAATTTGGGAATTTCTGACCAAACGCAAAAAATAAATCGAGTTCGCGCATTGGAAGGAGAACTCACGAAAACGATTTTACAAATAGAAAATGTAGAAGCTGCGCGAGTTCATATTGTTCTTCCGGAAAAAAGATTTTTCAGAGAAGACCAAAAACCTGCGACCGCATCAGTTTGGTTGAAAACAAAAGGAGGTTTAGTTCTTTCCTCTGAAACTTCACAAGGAATTGCACATTTAGTTGCAAGCAGTGTAGAAGGACTTGACCCATCGAATGTACGCATCTTTGATAAACGGGGAATATTGCGTTCTTCTGCGCGCGCAAGTAACAGTGCAGCAGGCGCGATTTCAAGCAATATGGATATTCAACGTCAAATAGAAGGAACGCTTTCTCAAAAAGTGCAAGGAATGCTCGATGTAGTACTGGGTCCAGGGAATTCTTATGTGGAAATATCTACCGAGATTGATTTTCGGCAGGTGAGCAAAGTTGAAGAAAAATTTGACCCGGAAAATCAAGTTGTTCGCAGTGAACAAATCATGGAACAGCAAGGAAGAACGAATGATACTTCGCGCATCAATTCAAAATATATAACTTCCACAAATTCGAACTCCACCATCAATTACGAAATAGGAAAATCAATTGAGAATAGCACTTCCGGCGGTGGGGATATTAAAAGAATAAGCGTAAGCGTTGTCGTGAACGGTAGATATTCTGATAGTGTCATTGCTAAAGCCGGTATGTTTGGAAGCGACTTTGATACTGTTGCCATCTATCATTCGATGACAGAAAAAGAAATAAGCGATATAACCGAATTGGTAAAAAAACAAGTAGGTTTTTCCAGCGACCGTAACGACCAAATTGCAGTAGTTAATATGCAATTTTTTAGCGATAGAGAATTATTCGGTAAAGAACAACAACCAGATTTATTGATGTGGAGTGTGGAACAACTAAAAAACCCCAGTACAATTTTGATGCTTTTCTTAATGTTAGGCGCAACATTTTTCCTTTTCAGTATAGCGCGGCGAATTCGATTCAAGAAAGAATTGGAAGCGGCAGTAGCATTACAGCGTGCTGCACGAGTTAAAGTGGTGAAAGGAAAAATTGTTCCTGATAACGCAGTTACAATGCCAGCAACATTAGAAGAGGGTGCAACAGCATTAGAAGTAATGCAAGCGGAAGAATTAGGCGAGGAGGAAATGAAAGCGCAACAAGTGACGCGCGATAAAGTTAAAACATATTTCAAAGATAAACCAGAAGAAGCATCTTCACTTCTCAAAGTTTGGCTTTCAGAAAATAAATAA
- a CDS encoding YajQ family cyclic di-GMP-binding protein — MASDSSFDIVSKIDFQEVDNALNQARKEIIQRYDFKDSKSSIELKEKEKEIVLISDDEFKMKSVVDIVQSKMIKRGIHLKALKFGKIEPAANTTVRQVISLRVGIEKEDAKLLTKMIKDSKLKVNAQIMEDQVRVAGKSKDDLQSVIQMVKNADLPFPVQFANYR, encoded by the coding sequence ATGGCATCAGACAGTTCATTCGACATCGTTTCTAAAATTGATTTTCAAGAAGTAGATAATGCACTGAATCAAGCGCGGAAGGAAATTATTCAACGCTATGATTTTAAGGATTCAAAATCATCCATCGAGTTGAAAGAGAAAGAAAAAGAAATTGTTCTCATTTCTGACGACGAATTTAAAATGAAATCGGTTGTGGACATTGTGCAATCGAAAATGATTAAACGTGGAATACATTTGAAAGCGTTGAAGTTTGGGAAAATTGAACCTGCTGCAAATACAACCGTGCGGCAAGTGATTTCTCTGCGCGTCGGAATTGAAAAAGAAGATGCAAAACTTTTGACGAAGATGATAAAAGATTCCAAGTTGAAAGTGAACGCGCAAATAATGGAAGACCAAGTTCGCGTTGCAGGAAAAAGTAAAGATGATTTGCAGTCTGTAATTCAGATGGTGAAGAATGCTGACCTACCATTTCCAGTTCAGTTTGCGAATTATAGATGA
- a CDS encoding caspase family protein translates to MSQKIIYFFIILNVINIVYAQEELITNTSKPKNVKIVADTKYPTIKILSPQNFRGMKPLKESSLEIIGLASDESGVSLVSVNGKAAQLSEPSYSEVQQYNVSGKVVKFSGEVSLSMRENTITIIATDTKNNTAEETFTVVREEEKISTLITTNDSQFIKGKYYALIIAVQDYKSIMGLEYPLQDAENVKNVLTTNYTFENNAIHFLKNPNRKDIFSALQQLKKKLSAEDNLLIYYAGHGFWDVDNSQGYWLPASASWDDRAEWISNSDIRDNIKSIKTKHTLLISDACFSGGIFKSREAKEKPDISIQKMYELPSRKAITSGTFKTAVPDKSVFADYLLKRLKENSAKYLDAENLYLNFKQAVINNGPAVPQFGVIYDAGDEGGDFIFVRK, encoded by the coding sequence ATGTCACAGAAAATAATTTATTTCTTCATCATACTAAATGTAATAAATATTGTTTATGCTCAAGAAGAATTAATTACTAATACGAGCAAGCCAAAAAACGTGAAAATCGTTGCAGATACAAAATATCCAACAATCAAAATCCTATCTCCACAAAACTTTCGCGGAATGAAACCACTTAAAGAATCATCGCTTGAAATTATTGGTCTTGCAAGTGATGAGAGTGGAGTGAGTTTAGTTTCTGTTAATGGAAAAGCGGCGCAACTTTCTGAGCCATCATATAGCGAAGTGCAACAATATAATGTAAGCGGCAAAGTGGTAAAGTTTTCGGGAGAGGTTTCACTTTCAATGAGAGAAAATACAATCACTATAATAGCAACGGATACAAAAAATAATACGGCAGAGGAAACGTTTACGGTTGTGCGAGAGGAAGAAAAAATTTCTACACTAATTACAACAAACGATTCGCAATTTATCAAAGGAAAATATTATGCGCTTATTATTGCTGTGCAAGATTACAAAAGCATTATGGGTTTGGAGTACCCATTGCAAGATGCAGAGAATGTAAAAAATGTTTTAACGACAAATTATACATTTGAAAATAATGCAATTCATTTTTTGAAAAATCCTAATCGCAAAGATATTTTTTCTGCGTTGCAGCAACTCAAGAAAAAACTTTCTGCGGAAGATAATCTGCTCATTTATTATGCAGGACACGGGTTTTGGGATGTGGATAATAGTCAAGGATATTGGCTTCCCGCGAGCGCAAGTTGGGACGACCGCGCGGAATGGATTTCCAACAGCGATATTCGCGACAACATCAAAAGCATCAAAACGAAACATACGCTGTTAATTTCGGATGCGTGTTTCAGCGGAGGAATTTTTAAGTCGCGCGAAGCAAAGGAGAAGCCGGATATTTCGATTCAAAAAATGTATGAACTGCCGAGCCGCAAAGCGATTACGAGCGGCACGTTCAAAACCGCCGTTCCCGATAAAAGCGTGTTTGCGGATTACTTGCTCAAACGCTTGAAAGAAAATTCCGCAAAGTATTTGGACGCAGAAAATCTCTATCTCAACTTCAAGCAAGCGGTCATCAATAATGGTCCCGCCGTTCCGCAGTTCGGCGTGATTTATGATGCGGGTGATGAAGGGGGAGATTTTATTTTTGTGAGGAAGTAG
- the fliE gene encoding flagellar hook-basal body complex protein FliE — protein sequence MVERISQELKLIPNSIPNMHQQPKTNFVDVIKEAVGDVNMLQVQAGKAVEQMVSGEAANIHDVMIAIEKARTSFDLLLEVRNKALDMYRELMRIQV from the coding sequence ATGGTAGAACGCATTAGTCAAGAACTGAAACTGATTCCCAATAGCATTCCGAACATGCATCAACAGCCGAAAACAAATTTTGTTGATGTTATAAAGGAAGCCGTTGGCGATGTAAATATGCTTCAAGTACAAGCAGGAAAAGCAGTAGAACAAATGGTAAGCGGAGAAGCTGCCAATATTCATGATGTTATGATAGCAATCGAAAAAGCGCGCACAAGTTTTGATTTACTGCTGGAAGTTCGGAACAAAGCGCTTGATATGTATCGTGAATTGATGAGAATACAGGTTTGA
- the hpnC gene encoding squalene synthase HpnC, with translation MDSHISHLTSHIISHSLKEIDDAFDYCARITNSHYENFPVASLFLPQEKRPYIQAIYAFARTADDYSDEGNISVEERMEKLEDWNTQLDLCFQHQSQHPIFIALEETVFKLNLPKEPFTDLLTAFKMDVTKNRFENFEELLFYCKHSANPVGRLVLLVFGYRDEKLFQFSDNICTALQLANFWQDVSVDKNKNRLYIPLDDMKRFDYSAEKWNDGVMDDSFFQLMKFQAERTKQLFYDGTELLESVDKDLRLELRLVWFGGMKIIRKIEKQNYNAFARRPQLNLFDKLSVFYKGMFAKSFYHNPESPARWE, from the coding sequence ATGGACTCACATATCTCACATCTCACATCTCACATCATTTCACATTCACTAAAAGAAATAGACGATGCATTTGATTATTGTGCAAGAATTACAAATTCACATTACGAAAATTTTCCAGTTGCATCGTTATTTCTTCCGCAGGAAAAACGTCCGTACATCCAAGCGATTTATGCTTTTGCAAGAACTGCTGATGATTATTCCGACGAAGGAAATATTTCGGTTGAAGAACGTATGGAAAAATTAGAAGATTGGAATACGCAACTTGACCTTTGTTTTCAGCATCAATCTCAACATCCAATTTTTATTGCATTGGAAGAAACTGTTTTTAAACTCAATCTTCCGAAAGAACCATTTACCGATTTACTTACAGCATTCAAGATGGATGTAACAAAAAATCGTTTTGAAAATTTTGAAGAGTTGCTTTTCTATTGCAAACACTCTGCAAATCCGGTTGGAAGATTAGTGTTGCTCGTGTTCGGTTATCGCGATGAAAAACTATTTCAGTTTTCCGACAACATTTGCACTGCATTACAACTCGCAAATTTTTGGCAAGATGTTTCTGTTGATAAAAATAAAAACAGACTTTATATTCCACTTGATGATATGAAACGATTTGATTATTCAGCGGAGAAATGGAATGATGGAGTTATGGATGATAGTTTTTTTCAATTGATGAAATTTCAAGCAGAAAGAACGAAACAACTTTTTTATGATGGAACAGAATTACTCGAAAGCGTTGATAAAGATTTGCGTTTGGAATTACGACTCGTATGGTTTGGCGGAATGAAAATTATACGAAAGATTGAAAAACAAAATTACAACGCGTTTGCGCGAAGACCACAATTGAATTTGTTCGATAAACTTTCAGTATTTTACAAAGGAATGTTTGCAAAAAGTTTTTATCACAATCCAGAATCACCTGCACGATGGGAATAA
- the flgB gene encoding flagellar basal body rod protein FlgB — MISSFFDKTKVPLLEKAMDAYLVRHQITADNIANIGTPGYKTKRVKFEEYFQDALGGSRLIGARTNENHIPLGKASVENLSSTINEINFGNHMASGTNDVDIDREMAELAKNQIQFKFSSQATAGIFQQLQKAIKG; from the coding sequence ATGATATCTTCATTTTTTGACAAAACTAAAGTTCCATTGTTAGAAAAAGCGATGGATGCGTATCTCGTTCGTCATCAAATTACTGCTGACAATATTGCGAACATTGGAACACCGGGGTATAAAACCAAACGAGTAAAGTTTGAAGAATATTTTCAAGATGCACTCGGCGGCAGTAGGTTGATTGGGGCGAGAACGAACGAAAATCATATCCCTCTCGGAAAAGCATCCGTTGAGAATTTAAGTTCTACAATCAATGAAATAAACTTTGGAAATCATATGGCAAGCGGTACTAATGATGTAGATATTGACAGAGAAATGGCAGAACTTGCAAAAAATCAAATTCAATTTAAGTTTTCTTCTCAGGCAACCGCGGGGATTTTTCAGCAACTTCAAAAAGCAATCAAAGGATAA
- the fliG gene encoding flagellar motor switch protein FliG translates to MSIPTAPKEGKLEQLGGARKAALLLLSIDMDVASNIMSRLNTDEIEKITSEISNIKSVPAKMVSTVLEEFKQMIQAQEYVIEGGVEYAGKLLESSLGFLKATEILERVKTKAQPTMTRGFNILKKVDSIQLATFLQKEHPQTIAIVLSQLAPEHVAQVLLQMDDDLRSDVVYRMATLGKIAPTLLAEMEEVIGNVAEAELTTNASATGGVRVVAQLLNKCSSAVAKGVLEQIEKREPGIAGEIKRLMLLFEDLLFVDDRGIQRILRDVDRRDLAMALKVSDERLKAKIFQNMSEGMRQLVKEELDYMGPVRVKDVQDAQVRILDIVKALADKGEIFIAGRGGMEETFV, encoded by the coding sequence ATGTCTATTCCAACAGCACCCAAAGAAGGTAAATTAGAGCAACTTGGCGGCGCACGTAAAGCGGCGTTGTTGCTTCTCTCCATTGATATGGATGTTGCTTCCAATATCATGTCGCGTTTAAACACTGATGAAATAGAAAAAATAACGAGCGAAATTAGTAACATCAAATCCGTTCCCGCAAAAATGGTATCCACGGTTCTTGAAGAATTTAAACAAATGATTCAAGCGCAAGAATACGTTATCGAAGGGGGCGTAGAATATGCAGGGAAATTGCTCGAAAGTTCATTGGGATTTTTGAAAGCAACAGAAATATTGGAGCGAGTCAAAACGAAAGCACAACCGACGATGACTCGTGGATTCAACATTTTGAAAAAAGTAGACAGTATTCAACTCGCAACATTTTTACAAAAAGAACATCCGCAGACTATTGCTATTGTGCTTTCTCAACTTGCACCTGAACACGTAGCACAAGTTTTGTTACAAATGGATGATGATTTACGCAGCGATGTTGTTTACCGAATGGCAACTTTGGGAAAAATTGCGCCAACTCTTCTTGCAGAGATGGAAGAAGTAATCGGAAATGTTGCAGAAGCAGAACTTACGACGAATGCAAGTGCAACTGGTGGAGTTCGTGTTGTTGCTCAACTTTTGAATAAATGCAGTTCTGCTGTCGCAAAAGGTGTATTGGAACAAATAGAAAAACGAGAACCCGGAATTGCTGGAGAAATTAAGAGACTAATGTTGCTCTTTGAAGATTTATTGTTTGTAGATGATCGCGGGATACAGCGCATATTACGCGATGTTGACCGTCGTGATTTGGCAATGGCATTAAAGGTTTCCGACGAACGATTGAAAGCAAAAATATTCCAAAATATGTCCGAAGGTATGCGTCAATTAGTGAAAGAAGAGTTGGATTATATGGGGCCTGTTCGTGTTAAAGATGTTCAGGATGCACAGGTGCGTATTTTGGATATTGTAAAAGCGTTGGCAGATAAAGGCGAAATATTTATTGCGGGTCGCGGTGGAATGGAAGAAACGTTTGTATAG
- the flgC gene encoding flagellar basal body rod protein FlgC: MNIDQLFSGFNMSAMGMTYQRRKMNVIADNLANVETTRTSDGGVYKRKIVVPHFHSEADGGFLGFLRNSQIKLANSDANHFQDPKIPGSLDDGLTGELLTTIIRDESEPLLEYNPSHPDADENGMVQKPNVNIVTEMVDMIAASRAFEANVVAINASKNMMKDSLQI; the protein is encoded by the coding sequence ATGAATATTGACCAACTCTTTTCCGGCTTTAATATGAGCGCGATGGGAATGACGTACCAACGGCGAAAGATGAATGTTATTGCCGACAATCTTGCAAACGTAGAAACCACGCGTACGAGCGATGGCGGAGTTTACAAAAGAAAAATAGTTGTTCCGCATTTTCATTCAGAAGCGGATGGTGGTTTTCTTGGTTTTTTAAGAAACTCGCAGATAAAACTTGCCAATTCCGATGCCAATCATTTTCAGGACCCAAAAATACCCGGTTCTTTAGATGATGGACTTACGGGAGAATTGCTGACAACGATAATACGAGATGAAAGTGAACCGCTTCTTGAGTACAATCCATCTCATCCCGATGCCGATGAGAATGGTATGGTGCAAAAACCGAATGTTAATATTGTAACAGAAATGGTAGATATGATTGCGGCATCGCGAGCATTTGAAGCAAATGTGGTTGCAATAAATGCTTCCAAAAATATGATGAAGGATTCTTTACAAATTTAA
- the hpnD gene encoding presqualene diphosphate synthase HpnD (HpnD is found regularly in a locus responsible for the biosynthesis of squalene from farnesyl diphosphate, and is now recognized to function as a presqualene diphosphate synthase (EC 2.5.1.103).), translated as MGITVAADIVRESHSSFTLPFLLFPKEQREALNTVYAFCRRTDDIVDEIEDTSLRVLFLKKWREELGNALNGNSEYVLLNQLIVVAKKFNIPIEYFYQLIEGVEMDLNKTRYRTFDELQQYCEYVASSVGLMCIEIFGARKEQTKEYALNLGIALQLTNIIRDVKEDAKQGRIYFPLEDLQRFNYSENELLKNLYNDKFVALMNFQTQRAQEFYERAMQLLPHEEKRSMFAAKIMERVYYHTLIRIKKFRYNVFERKLSLPKYLRILIAMKYWVKLRLFG; from the coding sequence ATGGGAATAACGGTTGCCGCTGATATTGTCCGCGAAAGTCATTCGAGTTTCACGCTTCCGTTTTTGTTGTTTCCCAAAGAACAGCGGGAAGCATTAAATACAGTGTATGCATTTTGTCGTCGCACTGATGATATTGTTGATGAAATTGAAGATACATCGTTGCGCGTGTTGTTTTTAAAAAAATGGCGCGAAGAACTTGGTAATGCATTAAACGGAAATTCGGAATATGTGTTGTTGAATCAATTGATTGTCGTTGCCAAAAAATTTAACATTCCCATCGAATATTTTTATCAACTTATTGAAGGTGTGGAAATGGATTTGAACAAAACGCGCTATCGAACGTTCGATGAGTTGCAGCAATATTGCGAATATGTTGCATCCTCTGTTGGTTTAATGTGCATAGAAATTTTCGGTGCGCGAAAAGAACAGACGAAAGAATACGCACTGAATTTGGGAATTGCACTGCAACTCACGAATATCATTCGGGATGTGAAAGAAGATGCAAAGCAAGGAAGAATATATTTTCCGCTTGAAGATTTGCAGCGATTCAATTATTCCGAAAATGAATTGCTCAAGAATTTGTATAACGATAAATTTGTTGCGCTCATGAATTTTCAAACACAGCGAGCGCAAGAATTTTATGAACGAGCAATGCAATTACTTCCCCATGAAGAAAAACGCTCAATGTTTGCTGCAAAAATTATGGAGCGTGTTTACTATCATACACTTATCCGCATCAAGAAATTTCGCTATAATGTATTCGAAAGAAAATTATCCTTGCCAAAATATTTGCGCATATTGATAGCGATGAAATATTGGGTAAAACTTCGCCTCTTTGGATAA
- a CDS encoding FAD-dependent oxidoreductase, which translates to MKTDVLIIGGGLSGLATAVKLSQKGVKKITLVEASGKLGGRTYSFMHKETGDIIDNGQHVLVGAYTNTLEYLDIIGTGKFLSVQEEPHLNFWSEDKGFSTFEIGTGKISVSLKFKGLSLISRIGLKNVGNFIQKFPSNENEIVDSTVEDWLNSLHQSEEAKNNFWFPIAIAVMNELPEQASALLFARSLKSVFFSSKGNARILIPTIGQTELYVERAEKLLEKSGVEIFLNNEVVSLEEKNGKFISARYHNGEKIEANYFVSCVPYFALDRIIENSETDEKQFSYLKEFSSSPIISAYFWFDREVMKQDFVGVCGRTIQWIFNREQILQNKNKLPQCISVVISGAYVLIDKSKGEIEKLCLNEMQEIFPKATSENMLHSFIIKEKRATFSSSPSIEFLRTKTETVYENFLLAGDWTNTKLPATIEGAIQSGFEVAKKIF; encoded by the coding sequence GTGAAAACTGACGTTCTCATTATCGGTGGGGGTTTGAGCGGACTTGCAACCGCTGTAAAACTTTCACAAAAAGGCGTTAAGAAAATAACACTTGTTGAGGCGAGCGGAAAACTTGGCGGCAGAACGTATTCGTTTATGCACAAAGAAACCGGCGATATCATTGATAATGGACAACACGTTCTCGTTGGCGCGTACACAAACACTCTTGAATATTTGGATATTATTGGAACAGGAAAATTTCTTTCTGTGCAAGAAGAACCACATTTGAATTTTTGGTCTGAAGACAAGGGATTTTCGACATTTGAAATTGGAACAGGAAAAATATCTGTTTCGTTGAAGTTTAAAGGACTTTCGCTTATAAGCAGAATTGGTTTGAAAAACGTTGGGAACTTTATTCAAAAATTTCCATCGAACGAAAATGAAATTGTTGATTCAACAGTTGAAGATTGGTTGAATTCGTTACATCAATCGGAAGAAGCGAAAAATAATTTTTGGTTTCCAATTGCTATTGCTGTAATGAATGAATTGCCGGAACAAGCATCAGCATTGTTATTTGCGCGTTCACTTAAGTCAGTTTTTTTTTCAAGTAAAGGAAATGCACGTATCCTCATTCCGACAATCGGACAAACGGAACTGTATGTTGAACGTGCGGAAAAATTGTTGGAGAAAAGTGGAGTGGAAATTTTTTTAAACAATGAAGTAGTTTCCCTCGAAGAAAAAAATGGTAAATTTATTTCAGCGCGATATCATAATGGTGAAAAAATAGAAGCAAACTATTTTGTCAGTTGCGTTCCATACTTTGCGCTTGACAGAATTATAGAAAATTCTGAAACGGATGAAAAACAGTTTTCATATTTGAAGGAATTTTCTTCTTCTCCGATTATCTCCGCCTATTTTTGGTTTGATAGAGAAGTAATGAAACAAGATTTTGTTGGAGTTTGCGGTAGAACTATACAATGGATTTTTAATCGGGAACAAATTTTACAAAATAAAAATAAACTACCACAATGTATTTCCGTTGTCATCAGTGGTGCATACGTATTGATTGATAAATCGAAAGGCGAAATTGAAAAATTATGTTTGAATGAAATGCAAGAAATTTTTCCGAAAGCAACGAGCGAAAATATGCTTCATTCATTTATTATAAAGGAAAAGCGAGCAACATTTTCATCTTCTCCATCAATTGAATTTCTTCGGACAAAAACAGAAACTGTGTACGAAAATTTTCTTCTTGCTGGTGATTGGACAAATACGAAACTTCCCGCAACAATTGAAGGAGCAATACAAAGCGGGTTTGAAGTTGCAAAAAAAATATTTTAA